A single region of the Drosophila takahashii strain IR98-3 E-12201 chromosome 2R, DtakHiC1v2, whole genome shotgun sequence genome encodes:
- the LOC123002490 gene encoding uncharacterized protein, with amino-acid sequence MEKSEIRLHRMSNEYQSQSSYMYLRTKMLLKIENTLLRSHRQRETTGIKKLYNSFFVLF; translated from the coding sequence ATGGAGAAATCTGAAATACGACTGCATCGCATGTCAAATGAATATCAGTCGCAATCGAGCTATATGTATCTCCGGACCAAGATGctgttaaaaatcgaaaacacCCTACTTCGAAGCCATCGTCAGCGCGAGACCACCGGTATCAAGAAACTATACAATTCGTTTTTCGTATTGTTTTAA